DNA from Denticeps clupeoides chromosome 7, fDenClu1.1, whole genome shotgun sequence:
CTGTCCTTTAAGAGACATGATCAGACTTAAAGATGATGCACATTAGAAATATTAAGGAAGGAAGATGCAGAGTGAAgatgcaggggaaaaaaaaaaaaaaaaaaaaaacagacccacCCTATTCCTTTTCAGAATCATTTTAGAAACAGGAAGTTTACATTTTTGGTGCTATTGTGAAACATTGGGCTTACCTGCTTGCTTTGAATGCTTTGAGCTTCTGTACAAAGAAGGATTCCAGAACCTCGGCACACTGGTAAAAGGGTGAGTCACTAGGGTTGTAGTAGCGGCAGTTGTCAAAAATTTTGGTCATGTCCGCTACAAACTCTGTCAGTTTGTTGTAATACCGCCTCTGCACCCTTTCCTCCATTGTGGACAGGTCTGAGATAATGcgacaaatataaaaatgaatttaacacatgatttgtgtgtgttcaataTTTAGTAAATTTCAATTTTGCATTTTAGTAGTACAAATTAGACACCATACCCATTGGTTCCTTGATAACCCCATAATAATCTGGGGCATCGTTGGGATCCACGGGTTCCAGGAATGGCCATGCCATTTTGTGAGTCTGTTAGGGGAAAATGTTCATTCAGATTCAGCAGCTAACAAAGGATTGTCCTCTCCATTCAGGTAATTCTAGCATTAGCAGCTGAATGAGGGCACAGGCTAGGGAAATAGCTCACTAGAGACAGCTAATCGAGCTGCACTGTCTATCAGCTCTTAGGTTAATTAGATCACCATCTTGCACCCGAAAGCATAAGTCAAAACGAACCTGTAAGGAGCGTAGAATTCTTCTCAAGCCTTCATAGTCCTTATCAGTAAGTGGCGTCAGAACGGTCATGGCATCTTCTGTGGACTGGCACTGCGGGCATACGTATTCATCTATGTGTGTGGCTTCACTCTGTAGGATGCCCACACAGCGCCCATGGTACCAGTTCTGGCATCTGTCACAGCCAATGTAGAATCTACAGAAAACAGCAGATTgcaatttttctatttttcttgAATCTAAGCAAATTTCAGTCATTGGATCGCAGTTCACACTGTATTAGTGGCTCTGTATTAGTGGAGGGTAAGACGAAGGTTAAGACTCCCGTGGCGGTAGCAGCATTGTGATAAACGTGTCTTACTGGGCTTCATCGTACGGCGTTCGGCAGATGCAGTACAGCTCTTCTGTGTTGCCCTCCTGACCCCGTTTGCACTCGTTGCAGATGTAGTCGTCCATCTTCTTGGCCTCTTTCTCTGTGATGCCCACGCACTCGCCATGATACCAGTTGGAGCATAGGTCGCAGCCGATGTAGAATCTGAAACAAGGTGCAGACTCATTAGTTACGTGGAAAAGCCTCCGGTACGAACCCAGCTGAACCTTCATCAAGGCCTCAAGGGCCAGTGAGAGCACTACCCACTTGGACTCGTCGTACGGAGTTTTGCACACACAGTAGAGTTTGGTGTCCTTCTTGGAGTCCTTTGAGGTAGTGGAgatcattttcttcttcttgggcTTGCCTGAGGAGCAGATGTCTCGCTCCTCGTCGCGTTTGCGCTTATGGCTGATAGTTGGTGACATGACCGGGCTGGAGAGAGCGCTGGTTGCATGTGCACTCGCCGCTGCAGCTTGGGCTGCCGCTGCCTGTGCCTTCTCCTTCTCCCGACGAAGCTTACTCAGATCCTTTCGGAGTTCCTCctgaaaaatgtatacatataaaGACCCAATTCCATTCCAGTCTAGTAtctctcattttattttaaaagaaatctgGTGCTCCATCTTACCTGAACTTCTAACTGGAGCTCCTTGTCTAGGAGAGCTCTCTTCTTCAGGATCTCGGCCTTCAGCTGCTCCTTATGCTTGAAGAGCAGCGCTGAAAGCTTGGTGGCGTTCTGCTTGCTGCGCTTCTGCTCCACCgactcctctcgcttcctcttTTTGGCTGCCTGCTTTTCGTCCTTGTCAATCTTGTCCAGGATGAACTTCATCACCTGGTTGCACACGATCATCCTGAGGAGAGACCACAGAACCCAGTGTCAGACTGTGGCAGGTTTACAGGATGGTGGATCTTCATTCAATACCTACTGTGAACACTATGAGATTTTGGAAATGATCTGCTGAATTCAGACGGTTCTCCACACTCACCTCTGGTTCTCCTCTCTTTCAGCGGGGGATGTGGTTTTCTTCTGcttcaagtgttctataacagcATTCTGCTTCATCACcacctgcaaaaaaaaccctgttgtCATTAAATTTAATCCTTTGCAGAAATATAAAATGGGGGATATAAAAGTATTTCTTCTTTCAACCTGTAGTCCCAGAATGCATCTCCAGATATTCTGCTCTACCTGTTTCTGGATGAGTTCACTCTGGCTGGCGCCATGCTGGCTCTGCTCCCTCTTGGCCTcttgctgctgcttcttcttctgctgctgctgctgctgctgttcacGCAGCTGCTGGATGcgctgcagctgctcctgcaCACTGGCCGTCTGGATGGTCACCACGTTCTGTATTTGGTGCGTCGGCTGGACCTGAGCCCCTGCGCTGACCACCGTGGCCTGTGGtggcggctgctgctggtggagagcTGGCTGCTGCTGGATCTGGATGGGCAGCTGGAGTTTGATTTGCTGGGGTATCCCTGCAGTGCCACTTTGCTGGAGCTGGGCCGCCACCTGGCTCTGGATTTGGGAAAGCACCTGTTGCTGGAGCCCGGGAACTGCAATAAGCTGCTGGTGGAGCTGGATCTGGGGTCGCACCTGGGCCTGCACTTGGGTCACCACTGTTTGGGTCATTTTGGGGGCTACTGTGGCCAAAGTCTGGGGGGAGACCGCAGTGACCTGGGCcagctgctgctgtggctgAACGGCCAAAGGGGCGTGGGACTGGATGGGTGCCTGGACCGTAGCTGGAATGAGAGCCTGGGCTGGCATTTGAATAGGCGACTGGGTAAGGGTCTGAGTGGTGATCTGAACTGGTGTCTGGACAGACACCTGAATGGACGTTTGGGGTGGGGTCTGAGGAGCAATTTGAAGAGGTTTCTGAGCAGGCACCTGAACTGGGATTTGTGCTGGGGTTTGCACGGGAGCTTGAATTGGGGTCTGGGCAGGTGTCTGTGGGGAAAGCTGTTGGGCCAGGGGGGATATTGGTGGGGGACCTGAGGGCAGGGCAGGTGCCTGGATGGGAACTGCTGCCTGCTGTGTAGGCTGGACTGGTGCAAgggctggaggagctggactgGGGGTAGGAGGCTGGGGCTGCACAGCTCTCTGCTCCAACTCCAATGCTGGAGAATAAGAGAggagaatatacattttataataactCAGTACATAAGGTCAAGGAAAATGTTTGATGTTTAGCTTCTGGAGTTTTTAGTACAGCAGATCATCATTTTTGGGTGGGCGATATGGCCCaaaaataatatcacaatatatagtCTGACAATAACGCTAAATTTGGCAACACATGTTTGTTAATCATCTGACACAGATAAACATAACAGGTTACctaaaaatattctgtaaaaaaatatatatatgttctttGAATTGGAAAAAGCCTATATACAACTTTAGTAgtagaacaaaataaaatccaaaactaAACATAAAGTGCTGTTCTTTAGAGCATAAATGAACCACACTGTACTAGGTTTCTTTGTTGATTCCTGCTGGGATTTCAATCCTCATAACCCCCTACAATCTTCTTGCACTCCTTGCATATTAATGTGGTCTTTTCTATATCTTATTGTGTGCATCCAAAATAATTCCACCCCAGCGAATTAATACTACGCTTCTGGCTATGTTTACCTTCACAGTCACAACTTAAATGACATCGCgccacatgtgcacacaatgtCCGCTGCGTAAATGACGTCATTTGCACTTAGCATTAGCAATTCAAatcagcatgttttttttttggtttattttaccGGAAAAATAACAGGTATAGTGGCTGTAGGTACTAACCTTGAGGTGCAGGGGTAGAAGAAAGGGGCGTTAAGGCTGGTGCGGAGGGCGTGATGGACGTGGAGGCAGCTGCCTGGGCAGGGGCTGGTGTGGGGGGTGCAGGGGTGAAAAGGAATCGCTGGACCTGGCCGTTGGGCATTGCTGCCTGCATGAGTTGCTGCCCAGGCCCAGGGATGACTGTCACACCCTGGGGAATGACCTGAAGTTGACCAGTGGTTTGGCCCTTCCCCTGGATGACAACAGTCAGGCCCTGGCTGCCACCCTGAAGACAGAAACACCACACAAAAAGCAAAGCTTAGAAAGCAAACAAAATCAAGCCATAGACCAAGTAATGATAGACTGAGTAAAGGAATCACCTGTGCCCCCTGAGTGAGCTGGGTGAGTTGAGCCAGCGTGAGTTTGACCTGGCCCTGTTGGGGCCGGGCACCCTGGGGCGTCGCTGGCGTTCCCGGGGACTGGCCTGGTGCAGGGGTAGCAGGCCGGGGTGAGCTGATGGCGCCAACTGTTTGTGTGGGACTGGACACAGCTGTGGACACTGGCTGACCCCGGATGATCTGAGTGACAACCTGTTGTGTCTGACCTATAGTGGGTACAAGACGGACATGATGTGTTAATTCAAAAAGTATGAATTGTAAAGAAGTACCTAAAAGTACCTAATGATGTTGCCAAAATTATAGTCTGAAAGTGAGAACATCCAGCTATGCTCCATAATATTACCATGACACAAGTCAATTAGTTAAATGAGGCAAGTTCATCATAAATGAATCTGATATGGACACTGCCAATCAAGGCTCTGCACCAGATTATCTCACACTATACATATACTGTGCCACAATGTGATATTATTTCGCTCACAAATTAGCAGCACGTGTTTAATGTACACAGTGACAAATGTTGTCGGTGACAGACAGCCTGCTGGCACTAATGgtagagggggagagaaaaaaaaaaaaaactcactgggTTCTACGCACCCGTGCAAGAGCATGCTCTACAAACAAATGCTAGAGGAAAGAAGGACCTACTGGCTGGGAGAATACCTTGCTGAACCATCAGAGGGGTTCGGATGATTGTCTTGCCCATGGTGGTCGCCTGCTGGAGGGGCGAGCGGATCACGGTCATCCCTGGCCGGATTGGAGTGCCAGTTGTTATCACCTGAAGTGAAaattaaatgcacaaaaacaaaaaaaaataattatcgaCTCACTAGTCAAACATATATTTTGTGAAAATTCTTCTGGTTAAAAAGACAATCAGACACCAACCCCTAGAAGGTTTACTTTACGTTCCACACTGGAATGTATTTTCTGAACGTGTATTCTTGCCTACCAGTATCTATAGATGataaaagtataaataaatctataaataaaaatgtgcaccTGCTGGGTGGAGGTAGCAGTGTTGGGCCGTATGTTGATAGTGGCTGACCGAGGCTGGAATGAACTGAAGGACTGAGCGTTGCCAGTGTTGCTGGATGGAATGATGCCCACCACTTTCTGCTGTACCTGTACCACACCTGAGGAGGATGATGGGTACAGTTGCATAGACATCAGTAAAATAAACAATGTTATTAAGTACTGCAGAGAAAAGCAGTAAGACAGAACTGCCCCACATGCGATCGTTAATAGTTTTGTGGCCCACTTAAATAGTTGCAATATTGAGGactatagcagtcgcaaaagcattccACTGgatatcatacagtgtatgactgggtatgtgacaaataaaattttaatttgaacttGTTCTGCCAAGCACAAACCAGGCATCTTCTCCTATGTATTAGTTTTGATGACAAAAGTCTAAAAGGCCTGACAGCAAACTGGGGTGACCGAGCCAGTGGACGCTGCAAGATCAGTCACTCTCAGGAGAACAAACCATGGAAATTGTTTATAGGTGGTGGTGTCACTTCATACGGCTGAATTTTTAGGAGAATCACAAATCTCCACTGAGCCTGATTCAGATCTCAGAGTCAAATGTTATCAATTCCAGTATTACCATTATTAAAGGTTTTGCTTGCTATTAAAATACAAAGAGCAGTCAACCACaaaatacactaccagtcaaaagtttgtaTGCACATTCTCTGTTGCAgttggagccattttgaagaatccaatatttagaaacatatttagtatttgttgtatgaggattaagtgaagtatgtttgaagAATCAGTCACcgctttttaccttcatggctgctttgttcactattgtaatCATTTAAAAGCTGCATGAgattaacacgagtgaatgattaagtgttcagcataaacctgtTTTGatatattgttttgtttattacataacctcatgttaTTTAAGTGTCTTGTGTTTTCAgatatatattgcaatatatattgtgtattgcATGACCCATAAATGAGCAGGTGCGTCCAAAATTTTGACTGGCTGTGTGGACAAAAAGACTTCTTTCCAAAAGTCTACAGTGAAGCTAAAGGTGATCCACCACCATAGATGAGCTACAGATTTAGCATAAATATCAGCATTCTGTaaaatggaaatacaatgtATTCTGTTTTGGCATATTTGGAAGTATCGGAAAACTGAAATGAATCTAGATGATTTGCACAATCAATATCACATTACTAGGTGGAGCCTTTATTGCCTAGGGTGGATACCACTGGGTGTGAGCTTACTTAGTAGCATGCTTCCATTTCTTCTGTGGATATTAAGACCACAAAAAATTGGCCATATCATTAAAAAGCCACACCCAGTCTGATCATAACTTTCAAAAAACTGGAATATTTAAAAACGATGCACAAGGTTTAATACAAAGCAAAtacaaaaccccaaaaaacaggaGCGTAGACAATGTCATGACAGCTCTCTCTAACACAAAGCAGACCAGACATAAACTGACCTGGGCTGGCCTGACCCTGCTTGACCCAGGAAGCAAACGTCTGCTGGAAGTTCTTATTCTGCTGGAATGTCACAGGGGTACCCATTTTGGTAGCTAGAACTACTTTCGTACCAGGTGTGACCTGGCTAGTTAGTGAGCCAACCAAGACCTTCTGTGTGCCAGGGGTCGGGGTGGTTGAGGTGGTCAGAGCCACACTGCTTGTGGGGGTAGCCAGTCCTGGCTTCTGCTGCTCCAAACGTTTCTGCAAATAGAAAAGTTTCAGACATTCGTTCAtgcaaaacaacacacatactaaaaataaatgtataaatcgaatcaatcaatcaatcaacaaTTTGGTAATATTTATGATATTAATCCAATACCTACAAATAATTTCCCAGCAGGAATTAAAATATGAGGCCCATCTACTGTCAGTTGCCCATTATATCTGTAGGTTTTATAAAGGCGTGGGTTATCAGCTTAGCCTGAGGTGGAAACTATCTAGTTTTTTCCCACCTGCTGGGCAGCCAATCTCTGCTGCTTTAGCTGAGCCTCCAACTGGGCCTTGACCTCCTCTGCTTTCTTCTGCACACTAACCTTTGCCTGGTCTGCCGACTGGGCCTTTTCCCGTTCAACCCTGGGACAGTGAATTGATACGTAGTgttacacaacaaaaatactaaatgtaTATTGTGCAATCCAATCCATATTTGCTTGATGAATATAAAAACAACCCATTAAAAAGAGCTGCATGCAGATGGCTCATCTCTGCTATTTCATGCTGGATTCATCCCACCTTTCAAAAAAGGCTCTGATCTCCCAAAGTTCCAAATCCTCCTCTGCCACCCACGTCTCAATCACCACAGGCCCAGTCTGCTTGGCTGGCTCTGGCTTCTTGGGCCTGAGAGCGCTGGAGCGCAAGCCTTTCCTCTGTGGTGTAGGAGTTTCTGTGTGAAAAGCAGAGTGTGATGAACTGcacttgacattttttttttttacaactcaaCAGATTCACGTATGAACAAGACTCATAGGGAACAAGTGTGAAAATATTTGTGAAATCAAGGCAAGCATCAAGTTATCCAAACCTATCAACAAAAATGCAATTGCATTTACGttttctttttacctttagGTGCTTCTGGAACACCAATAGGGCAAATTATTTTCCGGATGCAGTACTCTGACCGAATGCCATATGGCCCGACATCCCGTCGCTTGATTATCTCTGTTGTGGTTATTTCTGTCTCTGAGGTTTCtgtaaaagaacaaaaaaaaaaaaaaagaaacaaaatacattatatCCTCACTTTTAGGACTGATTCATGGATAGACAGACATAGGTGCAAATCACCTGTCCGAGTGGTTCCTACAGCAGGGGACGGCTTCACAGCCATGTCATCCCACCTCAGACAAGACCAAAGCAGCCGCAGCATCAGGCTCACACCAGCCAAGGATCTCACAGTCTGCAGCCGGTATCTATGAGGCAAAACGGGGTCAATTACGGTGTAATTgttctgctccccgggcggctttCATAATGGCTTTCataagggtcatgggttaaattcagaggacacatttctttgtgcgcactgtgtgctatgcttgttgagtatcacaatggcaaaaacactttcactttgaacCCGATGGGTTGAAAGTGGGATTCAACCATGGCCTTCAACCATGTTTATTTAGCATACTTGATACTTTTAGTCAGCACAACCCATGCACGTTATATTATGCTAACGACCACATAACGCGCGTTCTATTATTCTAACCACCATGTAATGCAAGTTGTATCATACCACTCTCCACATAACGCATGTTCTATTATACTAACCTCCATGTAATGCCAAAGGTGGGCCTGGGTGACGGGTATGGCCAGATGTCTGTAGCGGGTTTGGCGTTGTAATTAAAAGTAAGCACCTCCCAAATGCCCCCTCGCCTAGCTAGTTTCTTCAGATCATCGTTAGGCAGAACAAAGATGCTCTTCTTGCTACTTTTGGTAATGAACTTGCGGTAAGATGGTAAGGCTGTGCCAGAGCGTGTCTTCTTGGTGCGTGAGAATTTGAGTAGCCGGACGCGGTCCCGTGTAGAGTATTCCTTGCTGACTGTCATAGAGGTCACATAGGACCCTGAAGGGCTAGATTTTGTGTCTTTAATGGATGCTGTGACCACCGTCTTGCTTTGTTCTGTGACCAGTGTCCCAGAGGATGGGTTGGTTACTTTGGTAACTGTAGTTGTGGTTGTGGAACTGAGCACAGACACGGCTGTGCTGGATGTGACATCGGACGAAGAGGCCAGTGTCGCCGTGTTACTGCTGATACCATCTAGCGTGCTGGTGACCTCAGCAATCTGCACAGTACGACACTCTGAGGACACGGtagttgtggtggtggtggtgatttGAGTGATGCTGGCTTTAAGCTCTTCTCCAGagctgttttttatttctgcagtgtCATTACTAAGGCTCGACTCCTCAACAGATGTCACAGGCGAGGGAGTAAGGTTGTTTGGATGGGGAGCCTCAGGGTTGGTAGCCTCCTTCTGGAGTTCATGGGTAGATGTGGTGGTGTCAACAGTTGTCCCGTCAAGGCGAGGGACCTTCGGAGGAATGGGACACTCTGAGTCAGATGCTGTAACCTTTTCTTTAACCGAGTCAGGTGCTAAAAGATCTCCATTCATGAGTGACTTCAGAGGGTCTTTGGTAGGCAGAGGTTTGATCTCGCTTTCAACACTCTGGATCTGAACTTTGGAGTTCAGATTGTTGGCCAAATCCATGAGCGGAAATGGTTTTGTAAAGGTTTCTGGAGATTTTCCATCACCGGAATCCTTCCCATTCATCTGTATTGAGGGAGGGTTTTCTACTTTTGGATTTTTGCTTTCATCCACGTCCATACATTCTGCATTGCATCGTTCAGTTTCTTCTTCCCCATGCTTCTTACCATTCTCACCCATCCTTACCAGCTCAGATGAGTTTTCTGCCTCCATTCCTTCAGACTTGATGCTGTGTGTATCCATTAGAATCTCTTCAGATGGTTTGGTTTCTTTGTCCGGAGCAAAGTCTAGGATCTTTTGGGAGCCACCATTGAGCTCAGTTTGCCTCTCTGATTCGCTGTTCCTATGGCATTCGTTTCCAGGAGGTGTGGCTGATATGTCCATTCCAGGACCAGCTGGAACTTGACTCTGGCCTtcactacttggatgggagtcTAAAGAACAAACAGTATCCTGCTGAGTATCTACATTGTCACCGGAATCACCTGAGGGCCGGGAGTCCTCTTTCTTATCCTCTTGGTCAAATTCCAGCTTCTGGACCACAGGATCTTTGTCCATTGTATCATTCTCAGGCTCTGCCTGTTCACCCTGACTTTCATCAGATTTCTCTGATTCTTTTGACTCATCTGCACCATCTGACTGTGTACAGGCAGTCTGAAGTGCCTTGGACGCCGTTTGCCCAATTTCAGGTTGAGAATCTATTATGGGCTTCTCAGGAAAAGTCTTACTCACAGCCAGACCAGACAGTTTTAAGCGTTCCAgcctctgcttctcctccagGGTGAACTGACGAACGCGCCGCTCCAACAGTCCATCCAGCTTAGAGGCTTTCACCTTTTTCTTGTAGGCCGTCCGGAGCAAAAACCCTTCGCTAACATTCACAACATCAGAGTTGAAGGCTGGCACCTCGGTTTTCACTTCTTTGCCTCTTTCATCCTCATCCTTCAGCTCCTTCTTCACAGCCTGCTCAACACTCAGTGGTGAAGAGTCCGGGGTAGTGACAACGTCTAAAGAAAGAGAAATTATTACAGGTCAAGAAAACATATGGGAAACAGAGACAAACTGGTATGAATTTGATAATCAGTACGAGTTATGTGCCTTCACCTTTTTCTTCATTATTGCTTGAATCTGGCACAATGGTGTCTACATCCATTTTCTCAGTGTCTTCCTCTATTCCATTGTCACTCTTCTCGCCCTCAGGAGTCTCTATCtttttctcctccacttctGTTTCATTATCTTTCAGCATCTGGTTCTCAAAAGCAGAACTGTCCATGGAGGGTTCCAGGGGAGAATTTTGGTCCTCGTCATTCTCAGCTGCACTTGTGGTAGAATCTTCCTTTTCCAGGCTTTCTGGTTCAGTACCAAAATCCACAGAATTCTTCAGATGATCTCTGTTTTGTGCCTGGATCTCCTTAGCCATTTTGGCTCctaaaagaatgaatgaaagtaAATTGAATTGATAAGAATAATTCACAgaatattcacacacaaacacacaaagtccTTCTTACCTTCTAGAGCTTTGCGGTAGTTGACATTGGTGTTACCAGGCAATCTGGCGATAAAACGATGAACGTGTGTCTTGCTGACCCAACTCCAGCCCCCATATCCGGTTACCCTGTATTCCTCCCCTTTCTGCTTCCAGACCTGAGCGGGGAATAAATTGCTCAATTCAAGATACCCCAATGAAACATTCCAACCGGTTAGAATCaccgaagggttgcaggttcgaatcctaaaCCACTGCCCACAAATGGTTattggttaaacacagagggaaaaaaaattattgtgtacactgtgtatcacaatgagaaacaTTTTGTTATGCAATGTCTGCTGCGGACTGCTgcccctgccctgccctgcacTCTGTgtcaaccccacttactaccattgagtcccggAGCAGGAAAAAAGATGGCGGCACACATAAATGCAACGGCTGTGTGCTCTCCAAATGTACcactatttttatttgtttgttatttaagtCTGTCTTATTCTGTTCCGGTCTTTAACTATATCCCTCACACTGAGTGGACTGCACCTTCAATTTCATTGTTCCTTGAAAAGTGAAAACGACAATAAAGATTGCTCctggtgaaaaaaaatggaaaataaccAAAATAGTGGTT
Protein-coding regions in this window:
- the bptf gene encoding nucleosome-remodeling factor subunit BPTF isoform X4, whose amino-acid sequence is MRGRRGRPPKSSLMQEPSSGPVRGLRPRRALRAKARGAAEADFEAPKRGNYHSPRGRRRVGSTTASRGRGRGRGTGRGRGRRSAASLVVYDDHESDDDEDAVSLRSEEDEFVEEEPVTDEEDDEEAVDDESDYLEEIPDEEEDDASYCTESSFRSHGSGAGRRKSRVVRPRSPIFEEKEIPRLDLPKTSEDLLLPSEQLLSASAVYEVLRNFSTVLRLSPFRFEDFCAALGGQEQCTLIAETHIALLKAILREEDTSNTTFGPADLKDSVNSTLYFVDGMTWPEVVRAYCESDAEYHHILPHLEEEDYPYGPLVSKIKVLQFLVDQFLTTNLAREELMSEGVVQYDDHCRVCHRLGDLLCCETCSAVYHLECVKPPLEEVPEDEWQCEICVAHKVPGVSDCVMEVQKSRPYIRQEPIGYDRHRRKYWFLNRRIIVEEDGEHENKNIWYYSTKVQLAELIDGLDKEFWESDLCAVLEEVREEVHGHMDVTEELTNKARGNNRSYLAAANEEIIEKLKTKHEAVLDDLKHRAFDEPEKIPLGSEVAELSESNMAPADDAQPPAEGEQGTMSSETTKERPLPTETVHSSVAEAPPAGVDGNSRGSSASEQLKPNSSAPQNGTPSQPESASPTAGLQAEPSKVKEATEEGQAGGGAERDLADKHLDYGSCGEEEAPLQTQQLHTVDENSCSSLMSASEAPHGPEEPDLADRSSQSSFTSQDDAGEGKECANGEGGAQSGKGASAATRMVTRLRNPDSKLSQLKSQQGNVTQDVKKMTKEGVGIFKKEVAIKGNLSNFFKLGQEGKYRVYHNQYSTNMLALNKHQHREDHDKRRHLSHKFCMTPAGEFKWNGSVHGSKVLTISTLRLTITQLENNVPAAFLHPNWASHRSNWIKAVQMCSKAREFALALAILECAIKPVVMLPMWKDSLGHTRLHRMTSMEREEKEKVKKREKKLEDEETMQQATWVKYTFPIKHQVWKQKGEEYRVTGYGGWSWVSKTHVHRFIARLPGNTNVNYRKALEGAKMAKEIQAQNRDHLKNSVDFGTEPESLEKEDSTTSAAENDEDQNSPLEPSMDSSAFENQMLKDNETEVEEKKIETPEGEKSDNGIEEDTEKMDVDTIVPDSSNNEEKDVVTTPDSSPLSVEQAVKKELKDEDERGKEVKTEVPAFNSDVVNVSEGFLLRTAYKKKVKASKLDGLLERRVRQFTLEEKQRLERLKLSGLAVSKTFPEKPIIDSQPEIGQTASKALQTACTQSDGADESKESEKSDESQGEQAEPENDTMDKDPVVQKLEFDQEDKKEDSRPSGDSGDNVDTQQDTVCSLDSHPSSEGQSQVPAGPGMDISATPPGNECHRNSESERQTELNGGSQKILDFAPDKETKPSEEILMDTHSIKSEGMEAENSSELVRMGENGKKHGEEETERCNAECMDVDESKNPKVENPPSIQMNGKDSGDGKSPETFTKPFPLMDLANNLNSKVQIQSVESEIKPLPTKDPLKSLMNGDLLAPDSVKEKVTASDSECPIPPKVPRLDGTTVDTTTSTHELQKEATNPEAPHPNNLTPSPVTSVEESSLSNDTAEIKNSSGEELKASITQITTTTTTTVSSECRTVQIAEVTSTLDGISSNTATLASSSDVTSSTAVSVLSSTTTTTVTKVTNPSSGTLVTEQSKTVVTASIKDTKSSPSGSYVTSMTVSKEYSTRDRVRLLKFSRTKKTRSGTALPSYRKFITKSSKKSIFVLPNDDLKKLARRGGIWEVLTFNYNAKPATDIWPYPSPRPTFGITWRYRLQTVRSLAGVSLMLRLLWSCLRWDDMAVKPSPAVGTTRTETSETEITTTEIIKRRDVGPYGIRSEYCIRKIICPIGVPEAPKETPTPQRKGLRSSALRPKKPEPAKQTGPVVIETWVAEEDLELWEIRAFFERVEREKAQSADQAKKRLEQQKPGLATPTSSVALTTSTTPTPGTQKVLVGSLTSQVTPGTKVVLATKMGTPVTFQQNKNFQQTFASWVKQGQASPGVVQVQQKVVGIIPSSNTGNAQSFSSFQPRSATINIRPNTATSTQQVITTGTPIRPGMTVIRSPLQQATTMGKTIIRTPLMVQQGILPASQTQQVVTQIIRGQPVSTAVSSPTQTVGAISSPRPATPAPGQSPGTPATPQGARPQQGQVKLTLAQLTQLTQGAQGGSQGLTVVIQGKGQTTGQLQVIPQGVTVIPGPGQQLMQAAMPNGQVQRFLFTPAPPTPAPAQAAASTSITPSAPALTPLSSTPAPQALELEQRAVQPQPPTPSPAPPALAPVQPTQQAAVPIQAPALPSGPPPISPLAQQLSPQTPAQTPIQAPVQTPAQIPVQVPAQKPLQIAPQTPPQTSIQVSVQTPVQITTQTLTQSPIQMPAQALIPATVQAPIQSHAPLAVQPQQQLAQVTAVSPQTLATVAPKMTQTVVTQVQAQVRPQIQLHQQLIAVPGLQQQVLSQIQSQVAAQLQQSGTAGIPQQIKLQLPIQIQQQPALHQQQPPPQATVVSAGAQVQPTHQIQNVVTIQTASVQEQLQRIQQLREQQQQQQQKKKQQQEAKREQSQHGASQSELIQKQVVMKQNAVIEHLKQKKTTSPAEREENQRMIVCNQVMKFILDKIDKDEKQAAKKRKREESVEQKRSKQNATKLSALLFKHKEQLKAEILKKRALLDKELQLEVQEELRKDLSKLRREKEKAQAAAAQAAAASAHATSALSSPVMSPTISHKRKRDEERDICSSGKPKKKKMISTTSKDSKKDTKLYCVCKTPYDESKFYIGCDLCSNWYHGECVGITEKEAKKMDDYICNECKRGQEGNTEELYCICRTPYDEAQFYIGCDRCQNWYHGRCVGILQSEATHIDEYVCPQCQSTEDAMTVLTPLTDKDYEGLRRILRSLQTHKMAWPFLEPVDPNDAPDYYGVIKEPMDLSTMEERVQRRYYNKLTEFVADMTKIFDNCRYYNPSDSPFYQCAEVLESFFVQKLKAFKASRSHNNKLQSSAS